A window from gamma proteobacterium SS-5 encodes these proteins:
- a CDS encoding DegQ family serine endoprotease, whose product MPVSTTHLKNYRNRVLARLALLMALFGLTGLALANNLPNFTELAKQTGPAVVNISTQKTLARRAVPHNFQMPDLPEDSPFNELFKHFFQMPKGLEKEGGKSERSSLGSGFIISEDGYIVTNHHVVEGADEIIIRLTDRREFEAKVIGSDQRSDVALLKIEAAGLPTLKTAQTDEVQVGEWVLAIGSPFGFDHSVTAGIVSAKGRSLPDDTYVPFIQTDVAINPGNSGGPLINLKGEVIGVNSQIYSRTGGYMGLAFSIPIDVAMDVVEQLRDKGKVTRGWLGVYIQDVTRELAESFGLDSPRGALVAQVIEDSPAAKAGIQVGDVILEYNGKQVDSSSVLPHLVGRSLVDEDAKLSLLRKGEQLELSVRIGELSGDGKQADGRVDDSDRLGLGVRDLTAAERDQLEIKKELGVLVTRIESGPASRAGVMVDDVILMLDNQAIKSASQFAKLVTELPAEKSIAVLVQRKSGTLFLAMRLPKK is encoded by the coding sequence ATGCCTGTAAGCACGACACACCTGAAAAACTATCGGAACAGGGTCCTGGCCCGCCTTGCTCTGCTCATGGCGCTGTTTGGGCTGACAGGGCTGGCGCTGGCCAATAACCTGCCCAATTTCACCGAGCTGGCCAAGCAGACCGGCCCGGCGGTGGTCAATATCAGTACCCAGAAGACCCTGGCCAGGCGCGCCGTGCCGCACAATTTCCAGATGCCTGATCTGCCCGAGGACAGCCCCTTCAACGAGCTGTTCAAGCACTTCTTCCAGATGCCCAAGGGCTTGGAGAAGGAGGGCGGCAAGTCCGAACGCAGCTCCCTGGGCTCGGGCTTCATCATCTCCGAGGACGGCTATATAGTCACCAACCATCATGTGGTGGAGGGGGCCGATGAGATCATCATCCGCCTCACCGACCGGCGCGAGTTCGAGGCCAAGGTGATCGGCTCGGATCAGCGCAGCGACGTTGCCCTGCTCAAGATCGAGGCTGCGGGCCTGCCCACCCTGAAGACCGCCCAGACCGACGAGGTGCAGGTGGGTGAATGGGTGCTGGCCATAGGCTCGCCGTTTGGCTTTGACCACTCGGTCACCGCCGGCATCGTCAGCGCCAAGGGCCGCAGCCTGCCGGATGACACCTATGTGCCCTTCATCCAGACCGACGTGGCGATCAACCCAGGTAACTCCGGCGGTCCGCTAATCAATCTCAAGGGCGAGGTGATCGGCGTCAATTCCCAGATCTACAGCCGCACCGGCGGTTATATGGGCCTGGCCTTCTCCATCCCCATCGACGTCGCCATGGATGTGGTGGAACAGTTGCGCGACAAGGGCAAGGTCACCCGTGGTTGGCTCGGGGTCTATATCCAGGATGTTACCCGCGAGCTGGCCGAATCCTTCGGCCTGGACAGCCCGCGCGGTGCCCTGGTGGCCCAGGTCATAGAGGATAGCCCGGCGGCCAAGGCCGGTATCCAGGTGGGTGACGTGATCCTGGAGTACAACGGCAAACAGGTGGACAGCTCCTCGGTGCTGCCGCACCTGGTGGGCCGCAGCCTGGTGGACGAGGACGCCAAACTGAGCCTGCTGCGCAAGGGCGAGCAACTGGAGCTGAGCGTACGCATCGGTGAGCTGAGCGGCGACGGCAAGCAGGCCGATGGCCGGGTGGACGACAGTGATCGCCTGGGTCTGGGGGTGCGCGACCTGACCGCTGCCGAGCGCGACCAGCTGGAGATCAAGAAGGAACTCGGCGTGTTGGTGACCCGGATCGAATCCGGCCCCGCCAGCCGCGCCGGGGTAATGGTGGATGATGTCATACTCATGCTGGACAACCAAGCGATCAAATCCGCCAGCCAGTTCGCCAAGCTGGTGACCGAGCTGCCGGCGGAAAAATCCATCGCCGTGCTGGTACAACGCAAGAGCGGCACCCTGTTCCTGGCCATGCGTCTGCCAAAAAAATAA